Proteins co-encoded in one Paracoccus aestuarii genomic window:
- a CDS encoding phosphoribosylanthranilate isomerase produces MAEVKICGLSDRAHLRVAVEAGARFVGLVFFPKSPRAVTADQAAALVGDLPMGVAKVGLFVDPADALLDEVLAAVPLDMIQLHGHESPARVAEVKARHGLPVMKAVGIRGPEDLGQLTDYGVVADMLLVDAKPAAGAALPGGNGLAFDWRLLVGRRWLRPWMLAGGLTPDNVAEAVRLTGAGIVDVSSGVESAPGIKDEARIRAFFEAARG; encoded by the coding sequence GTGGCCGAAGTCAAGATCTGCGGTCTGAGCGACCGCGCGCATCTGCGTGTTGCGGTCGAGGCCGGGGCGCGTTTCGTGGGTCTGGTGTTCTTTCCCAAATCTCCGCGCGCGGTGACCGCGGATCAGGCGGCGGCGCTGGTCGGCGATCTGCCGATGGGCGTGGCCAAGGTGGGGCTGTTCGTCGATCCGGCGGATGCGCTGCTGGACGAGGTTCTGGCGGCGGTGCCCTTGGACATGATCCAGTTGCACGGCCATGAGAGCCCGGCCCGCGTGGCTGAGGTCAAGGCGCGTCACGGCCTGCCGGTGATGAAGGCCGTGGGCATCCGCGGGCCGGAGGATCTGGGGCAGCTGACGGATTACGGGGTCGTGGCCGACATGCTGCTGGTGGATGCCAAGCCCGCCGCGGGGGCGGCGCTGCCGGGTGGCAACGGGCTGGCCTTTGACTGGAGGCTGCTGGTTGGGCGGCGCTGGCTGCGGCCGTGGATGCTGGCCGGGGGGCTGACGCCGGACAATGTAGCCGAGGCGGTGCGGCTGACCGGGGCGGGAATCGTCGATGTCAGTTCGGGCGTCGAAAGCGCGCCGGGGATCAAGGACGAGGCCCGGATTCGCGCCTTTTTCGAGGCCGCGCGGGGGTGA
- a CDS encoding permease: MNDMEWGGVGETEGPFMAGASPPGAGLRIPDMAEGEDEIDVLRWLFWDYVKDLRGHQAELETIKAREIDPAKLKKAMETAKTVREAVQLLMAERSKVDKLRKDIAGGVGGGALDLDAARDEIGRRLACLRRAGGG; this comes from the coding sequence ATGAACGATATGGAGTGGGGCGGGGTCGGGGAAACCGAAGGACCTTTCATGGCCGGAGCATCGCCCCCAGGGGCGGGGCTGCGGATCCCCGACATGGCCGAGGGCGAGGACGAGATCGACGTCCTGCGCTGGCTGTTCTGGGACTATGTGAAGGATCTGCGCGGACATCAGGCCGAGCTGGAGACCATCAAGGCGCGGGAGATCGATCCCGCTAAGCTGAAAAAGGCCATGGAGACGGCGAAGACGGTCCGCGAGGCCGTCCAGCTGCTGATGGCGGAGAGGAGCAAGGTTGACAAACTTCGCAAGGACATCGCGGGCGGCGTCGGAGGGGGTGCCCTCGACCTTGACGCCGCACGAGACGAGATCGGGCGCCGCCTGGCTTGCCTCCGCCGCGCCGGAGGAGGTTGA
- a CDS encoding DNA-packaging protein, translating to MALPWLFEFWALPHQLPPEGDWKSWVIMGGRGAGKTRAGSEWVRRMVEGPTAAAPGRCHRLALVGETFDQVREVMVFGESGILACSPPDRRPVWEAGRKRLVWANGATATVYSAHEPEALRGPQFDAAWVDELAKWKKAEDVWDMLQFALRLGEHPQQVVTTTPRNVGVLKRILGNASTVVTHAPTDANRAYLAESFLAEVEARYGGTRLGRQELDGVLLDDVEGALWTTAMIEGARIAKAPAMDRVVVAVDPSVTGGKGSDECGIIVAGVCCSGEPADWRAYVLEDASVRGGPTDWARAAIAAMDRHGAEKLVAEVNQGGDLVESVVRQIDPLVPFKALRASRGKGLRAEPVAALYEQGRVRHLRGLGALEDQMCQMTVRGFEGRGSPDRLDALVWAVHELMIEPAAGWRRPRMRVL from the coding sequence ATGGCGCTGCCTTGGCTGTTCGAGTTCTGGGCACTGCCCCATCAGCTGCCCCCCGAGGGCGACTGGAAGTCATGGGTCATTATGGGTGGGCGCGGCGCGGGCAAGACCCGCGCCGGGTCCGAATGGGTGCGCCGCATGGTCGAGGGGCCGACCGCCGCCGCCCCCGGCCGGTGCCATCGTCTGGCGCTGGTCGGCGAGACCTTCGATCAGGTGCGCGAGGTCATGGTGTTCGGGGAATCCGGCATCCTGGCCTGTTCGCCCCCCGATCGGCGTCCGGTCTGGGAGGCTGGGAGGAAGCGCCTGGTCTGGGCCAATGGCGCGACCGCCACGGTCTATTCCGCGCATGAGCCGGAGGCTTTGCGCGGGCCTCAGTTCGACGCCGCTTGGGTCGATGAGCTGGCCAAGTGGAAGAAGGCCGAGGATGTCTGGGACATGCTGCAATTCGCGTTGCGGCTTGGCGAGCATCCCCAGCAGGTCGTGACCACCACGCCGCGCAATGTGGGGGTGCTGAAGCGCATTCTGGGCAATGCCAGCACGGTCGTCACCCATGCGCCGACGGATGCGAACCGTGCCTATCTGGCCGAGAGCTTTCTGGCCGAGGTCGAGGCGCGCTATGGCGGGACGCGCTTGGGTCGGCAGGAGCTGGACGGTGTGCTGCTGGACGATGTCGAGGGGGCGCTGTGGACCACCGCCATGATCGAGGGGGCGCGCATCGCGAAGGCCCCCGCGATGGACCGGGTGGTGGTCGCGGTGGACCCTTCGGTCACAGGGGGCAAGGGCAGCGACGAATGCGGCATCATCGTCGCGGGGGTTTGCTGTTCGGGCGAGCCTGCGGATTGGCGCGCCTATGTGCTGGAGGATGCCAGCGTGCGGGGCGGGCCGACCGATTGGGCCCGCGCCGCCATCGCCGCCATGGATCGTCACGGGGCCGAGAAGCTGGTGGCCGAGGTGAACCAGGGCGGTGATCTGGTCGAGAGCGTGGTGCGCCAGATCGACCCCTTGGTGCCCTTCAAGGCGCTCAGGGCGTCGCGGGGCAAGGGGCTGCGGGCGGAGCCTGTCGCCGCGCTCTATGAGCAGGGGCGGGTCCGGCATCTGCGGGGCCTGGGCGCGCTGGAGGATCAGATGTGCCAGATGACGGTGCGTGGCTTCGAGGGGCGGGGCAGTCCCGACCGGCTGGATGCCTTGGTCTGGGCGGTCCATGAATTGATGATCGAGCCTGCCGCCGGGTGGCGGCGGCCCCGGATGCGGGTGCTGTAA
- a CDS encoding phage portal protein, with amino-acid sequence MAFRLFSRQAASGAVPERKASATGRVVAFASGSGRPVWTARDTGSLTRGGFVGNPIGFRSVKLIAEAAAAVPLVCGDRERRYELHPVLDLLRRPNPGQGRAELFEALFGQILLSGNGYLEAVGLDASGLPEELHVLRSDRMSVVPGADGWPVGYEYAVGGRKHRFDMTGSPDPICHIKAFHPQDDHYGLSPMQAAAVALDVHNSASAWSKALLDNAARPSGAIIYKGVDGHGSLSPEQYDRLVGEIEMNHQGARNAGRPMLLEGGLDWRPMGFSPSDMEFHETKLSAAREIALAFGVPPMLLGIPGDATYANYAEAHRAFYRLTVLPLVTRVAASVAWWMSEHLGAEVELRPDPDQVPALAEERNQQWARVAAASFLTDAEKRSLLGLPPLDEA; translated from the coding sequence ATGGCGTTTCGACTATTTTCACGGCAGGCCGCGTCCGGCGCCGTGCCGGAGAGAAAGGCCAGCGCCACGGGGCGTGTGGTCGCCTTTGCCAGCGGATCGGGGCGTCCGGTCTGGACCGCCCGCGACACGGGCAGCCTGACGCGGGGGGGCTTTGTCGGCAACCCGATCGGGTTTCGCAGCGTCAAGCTGATCGCCGAGGCGGCGGCGGCGGTGCCCTTGGTCTGCGGCGACCGCGAGCGGCGCTATGAGCTGCATCCGGTGCTGGACCTGCTGCGGCGGCCCAATCCGGGGCAGGGGCGGGCCGAGCTGTTCGAGGCGCTGTTCGGGCAGATCCTGCTGTCGGGGAACGGATACCTTGAGGCGGTGGGGCTGGACGCATCGGGCCTGCCGGAGGAGCTGCACGTGCTGCGGTCCGACCGGATGAGCGTGGTGCCCGGCGCGGATGGCTGGCCGGTGGGCTATGAATATGCCGTGGGGGGGCGCAAGCACCGCTTCGACATGACGGGCAGTCCTGATCCGATCTGTCACATCAAGGCCTTTCACCCGCAGGACGACCATTACGGATTGTCGCCGATGCAGGCGGCCGCGGTGGCGCTGGATGTCCATAACAGCGCCAGCGCCTGGTCCAAGGCGCTCTTGGACAATGCGGCGCGGCCCTCGGGGGCGATCATCTACAAGGGGGTGGACGGGCATGGCTCGCTGAGCCCCGAGCAGTATGACCGCCTGGTGGGCGAGATCGAGATGAACCATCAGGGCGCGCGCAATGCGGGGCGTCCGATGCTGCTGGAAGGGGGCCTGGACTGGCGGCCCATGGGGTTCAGCCCGTCCGACATGGAGTTCCACGAGACCAAGCTGTCGGCGGCGCGCGAGATCGCGTTGGCCTTCGGGGTTCCGCCCATGCTGCTGGGGATCCCCGGGGATGCGACCTATGCAAATTATGCCGAGGCGCATCGGGCCTTCTATCGCCTGACGGTGCTGCCCTTGGTGACGCGGGTGGCGGCATCGGTCGCGTGGTGGATGTCCGAGCATCTGGGCGCGGAGGTCGAGCTGCGGCCCGACCCCGATCAGGTGCCCGCCCTGGCCGAGGAGCGCAACCAGCAATGGGCCCGCGTCGCGGCGGCGTCCTTTCTGACCGATGCCGAGAAGCGCAGCCTTTTGGGCCTGCCGCCTCTGGACGAGGCATGA
- a CDS encoding GTA head formation protein, RCAP_rcc01685 family: protein MEGSRFVKDGLWHDQRIDAQERIMALQFGQVEKRLERIEAMIEGLERRLWMTVYGVVAVILTQAVQGILEYAPKGG from the coding sequence ATGGAAGGGTCGCGTTTCGTCAAGGACGGGCTGTGGCACGACCAGCGCATCGACGCGCAGGAGCGGATCATGGCCCTGCAGTTCGGTCAGGTCGAGAAGCGGCTGGAACGCATCGAGGCGATGATCGAGGGGCTGGAGCGGCGGCTGTGGATGACGGTCTATGGCGTGGTCGCCGTGATCCTGACCCAGGCCGTCCAGGGAATTCTGGAATATGCGCCGAAAGGAGGCTGA
- a CDS encoding HK97 family phage prohead protease — MVPGLEVKFAGGAPVLSDGQVIEGYASLFGRTDQGGDAVQRGAFAASLARLAAKGDKVRMLWQHDPTRPIGVWDEIREDEKGLWVKGRLLPEVAQAREAAALIQAGAIDGLSIGYRTIRAERDQKGRRALAEVELWEVSLVTFPMLPEAKVGRKEADDLREVAAFFAEATAALRGA; from the coding sequence ATGGTTCCGGGGCTTGAGGTGAAATTCGCGGGCGGTGCGCCCGTGCTGTCCGACGGGCAGGTGATCGAGGGCTATGCCAGCCTGTTCGGCCGGACCGATCAGGGCGGGGATGCGGTCCAGCGGGGCGCCTTTGCCGCCTCGCTGGCGCGGCTGGCGGCCAAGGGGGACAAGGTGCGGATGCTGTGGCAGCACGATCCGACCCGCCCCATCGGCGTCTGGGACGAGATCCGCGAGGATGAGAAGGGCCTGTGGGTCAAGGGCCGGCTGCTGCCCGAGGTAGCGCAGGCCCGCGAGGCCGCGGCCCTGATCCAGGCGGGGGCGATCGACGGGCTGTCGATCGGCTATCGCACGATCCGGGCGGAGCGCGACCAGAAGGGGCGCCGCGCCTTGGCCGAGGTCGAGCTGTGGGAGGTGTCGCTGGTGACCTTCCCGATGCTGCCCGAGGCCAAGGTGGGCCGCAAGGAGGCCGACGATCTGCGCGAGGTGGCGGCGTTCTTTGCCGAGGCCACCGCCGCGTTGCGCGGCGCATAG
- a CDS encoding phage major capsid protein — MTEVKAAGGGDMSAELKGAMMGFVNELRGFREDIQTKLKAQEERMTMIDRKTALRGRAPLSATAEVEVPHQKAFGAYLRSGDDDGLRGLVIEEKALSVVSDGGFLAAPKVAETVQNVLNATTSLRGVANVVTIEGSVYEVLVERGDTGAGWATEATTVETANSQLDRIAIPVHELSAMPKASQRLLDDAAFDVEGWLAERIADKFARSEAFAFIRGDGVDKPRGILSYPTAPEATATTSQIGFVGTGASGNFLQTAPMDALIDLIYALGAGYRANAAFLMNSKTAARVRKMKDGDGRFLWSDPLTVGQMPQLLGYPVIISEDMPDVAAGAFAVAFGDFRAAYTIVERPDLRVLRDPFSAKPHVLFYATKRVGGGVTDFRAVKLLRFT; from the coding sequence ATGACCGAGGTGAAGGCCGCTGGCGGCGGCGACATGTCCGCCGAACTGAAGGGGGCCATGATGGGGTTCGTGAATGAACTCAGGGGCTTCCGCGAAGACATCCAGACCAAGCTCAAAGCACAGGAAGAGCGTATGACCATGATCGACCGCAAGACCGCCCTGCGGGGCCGCGCCCCCCTTTCCGCCACGGCCGAGGTCGAGGTGCCCCATCAGAAGGCCTTCGGGGCCTATCTGCGCAGCGGCGACGATGACGGGCTGCGCGGCCTGGTCATCGAGGAGAAGGCGCTGAGCGTCGTCAGCGACGGCGGCTTTCTGGCCGCGCCCAAGGTCGCCGAGACGGTGCAGAACGTGCTGAACGCCACGACCTCGCTGCGGGGCGTCGCCAATGTCGTGACCATCGAGGGCAGCGTCTACGAGGTCCTGGTCGAGCGCGGCGATACCGGCGCGGGCTGGGCGACCGAGGCCACCACGGTCGAGACCGCCAATTCGCAGCTGGACCGCATCGCCATCCCCGTCCACGAGCTGTCGGCCATGCCCAAGGCCAGCCAGCGCCTGCTGGACGACGCGGCCTTCGACGTCGAGGGCTGGCTGGCCGAGCGCATCGCCGACAAGTTCGCGCGATCGGAGGCCTTTGCCTTCATCCGCGGCGACGGCGTGGACAAGCCGCGCGGCATCCTGTCCTATCCGACCGCGCCGGAGGCCACCGCGACCACCAGCCAGATCGGCTTCGTGGGCACGGGTGCGTCGGGGAACTTCCTGCAGACGGCGCCGATGGATGCGCTGATCGACCTGATCTATGCGCTGGGTGCGGGCTATCGTGCCAATGCGGCCTTCCTGATGAATTCGAAGACCGCAGCCCGCGTGCGCAAGATGAAGGATGGCGACGGCCGCTTCCTGTGGAGCGATCCGCTGACCGTGGGTCAGATGCCCCAACTGCTGGGCTATCCGGTCATCATCAGCGAGGACATGCCCGATGTCGCTGCCGGCGCCTTTGCGGTGGCCTTCGGCGATTTCCGTGCAGCCTATACCATCGTCGAGCGGCCCGACCTGCGAGTGCTGCGCGACCCGTTCAGCGCCAAGCCACATGTGCTGTTCTATGCCACCAAGCGTGTCGGCGGCGGGGTCACTGACTTCCGTGCCGTCAAGCTGCTGCGCTTCACCTGA
- a CDS encoding head-tail connector protein, with translation MMLIEETAPAAEALPVAALRAHLRLAQGFDGPDDAAETAALAGFLRAAIATIEGRTGKVLLTRRFRMQLDDWRDRLGQALPLAPVHSVDRIEIDDGAGTVTVLPPETWRMVPDAQRPVILPAGVVLPHVPRRGMVTVTFTAGFGASWDQVPADLAQAVLLLAARYYDDRSQDGRGHALPFGVSALIERWRAVRTLAGRGSREWR, from the coding sequence ATGATGCTGATAGAGGAAACGGCGCCCGCGGCGGAGGCGCTGCCGGTGGCCGCCCTGCGCGCGCATTTGCGTCTGGCCCAAGGCTTCGACGGGCCCGACGACGCGGCCGAGACGGCCGCCCTGGCCGGGTTTCTGCGCGCTGCCATCGCCACGATCGAGGGGCGGACGGGCAAGGTCCTGCTGACCAGGCGCTTTCGGATGCAGCTGGACGACTGGCGCGACCGGCTGGGGCAGGCGCTGCCTTTGGCGCCGGTCCATTCGGTCGACCGGATCGAGATCGACGACGGGGCCGGGACGGTGACCGTCCTGCCGCCCGAGACATGGCGGATGGTGCCGGATGCGCAGCGCCCGGTGATCCTGCCCGCCGGGGTGGTGCTGCCCCATGTGCCGCGCCGCGGGATGGTCACGGTGACCTTCACGGCGGGATTCGGCGCCAGCTGGGACCAGGTGCCCGCGGATCTGGCGCAGGCGGTGCTGCTGTTGGCGGCACGCTATTACGACGACCGCAGCCAGGACGGGCGGGGGCATGCGCTGCCCTTCGGGGTCAGTGCGCTGATCGAGCGGTGGCGCGCGGTGCGCACCCTGGCCGGGCGCGGCAGCCGGGAGTGGCGCTGA
- a CDS encoding head-tail adaptor protein, with amino-acid sequence MAASGMNVRLALETSDRQPDGMGGHRLVWRQLGWIWARMDARSGREQGMGAGMVSVVQWRITTRGAPVGDPRRPRPGQRLRLGQRLFLIEAVAEADALGRSLDCFAREEDLT; translated from the coding sequence ATGGCCGCGTCCGGGATGAACGTCCGGCTGGCGCTGGAGACATCGGACCGGCAGCCCGACGGAATGGGCGGCCACCGCCTGGTCTGGCGGCAGCTGGGCTGGATCTGGGCGCGGATGGATGCGCGGTCGGGGCGCGAGCAGGGCATGGGCGCGGGCATGGTCAGCGTCGTGCAATGGCGCATCACCACCCGCGGCGCCCCAGTGGGCGACCCGCGCCGTCCCCGACCCGGCCAGCGGCTGCGCCTTGGCCAGCGGCTGTTCCTGATCGAGGCGGTGGCCGAGGCGGATGCCCTTGGCCGCAGCCTGGACTGCTTTGCCCGCGAGGAGGATCTGACATGA
- a CDS encoding DUF3168 domain-containing protein, which produces MSYGAGVALQAAVYERLRADDALGGMVGDAIFDAMPASAPSGIFVSLGPEEVRDASDATGRGSRHEFVISVMAGSDGAAGFGALKAAAVAVADALDQGGMALSRGRLAGLWFLRATARRIKNGAARQVDLTFRARIDLD; this is translated from the coding sequence ATGAGCTATGGCGCCGGAGTGGCCCTGCAGGCGGCGGTCTATGAGCGGCTGCGCGCCGACGATGCCTTGGGCGGAATGGTGGGCGACGCGATCTTCGACGCGATGCCCGCATCCGCCCCGAGCGGGATCTTCGTGTCCCTGGGCCCGGAGGAGGTGCGCGACGCATCGGACGCGACGGGCCGCGGGTCGCGGCATGAATTCGTGATCTCGGTCATGGCAGGCAGCGACGGCGCGGCGGGCTTCGGCGCGCTGAAGGCCGCCGCTGTCGCCGTGGCGGATGCCCTGGATCAGGGCGGCATGGCGCTGTCGCGCGGCCGTCTGGCGGGGCTGTGGTTTCTGCGCGCCACCGCGCGGCGGATCAAGAACGGTGCGGCGCGGCAGGTCGATCTGACCTTTCGCGCGCGCATCGACCTGGATTGA
- a CDS encoding phage major tail protein, TP901-1 family, whose product MAVQSGRDLLIKMDMTGNGSFETVAGLRATRLSFNADTVDVTSLESEGGWRELLAGAGVRTASIAGSGVFRDMATDGRARQIFFDGEIPRFQVIIPDFGRVEGPFQITGLEYAGTHDGEATYEMSLASAGALSFVAL is encoded by the coding sequence ATGGCAGTGCAAAGCGGACGCGATCTGCTGATCAAGATGGACATGACCGGCAATGGGTCGTTCGAGACCGTGGCGGGCCTGCGCGCGACGCGCCTGTCCTTCAACGCCGACACGGTCGATGTCACCAGCCTGGAGAGCGAGGGCGGCTGGCGCGAGCTGCTGGCCGGGGCGGGCGTGCGGACCGCCTCGATCGCCGGGTCGGGGGTGTTTCGCGACATGGCCACGGATGGGCGGGCGCGCCAGATCTTCTTTGACGGCGAGATCCCGCGGTTCCAAGTGATCATCCCCGATTTCGGGCGCGTCGAGGGGCCGTTCCAGATTACCGGCCTGGAATATGCGGGCACCCATGACGGCGAGGCGACCTATGAGATGTCGCTGGCCTCGGCCGGGGCGCTCAGCTTCGTGGCGCTGTGA
- a CDS encoding gene transfer agent family protein produces MANPMRGEVCVTLDGRPHVARLTLGALAEMEAGLGEGGLTALVARMDEGRFSGADILAVLVAGLRGGGWDGRADDLLSVQVEGGPLEAARIAARLLALAFRPLA; encoded by the coding sequence ATGGCCAATCCGATGCGCGGCGAGGTCTGCGTGACGCTGGACGGCCGGCCCCATGTCGCGCGCCTGACCTTGGGCGCGCTGGCCGAGATGGAGGCCGGCCTGGGCGAGGGCGGGCTGACCGCGCTGGTCGCCCGGATGGACGAGGGCCGGTTCTCGGGCGCCGATATCCTGGCGGTCCTGGTCGCGGGTCTTCGTGGCGGCGGGTGGGACGGGCGGGCAGATGACCTGCTGTCCGTCCAGGTCGAGGGCGGCCCGCTGGAGGCCGCCCGCATCGCCGCGCGCCTGCTGGCCTTGGCCTTCAGGCCCTTGGCATGA
- a CDS encoding rcc01693 family protein, whose amino-acid sequence MTPGGLDWPGLMRAGMQALRLHPDRFWSLTPAELALMAGLGQVAPRMNAERLAALAARYPDAPVPALRPDDEGENEHVDE is encoded by the coding sequence ATGACGCCGGGGGGTCTGGACTGGCCGGGGCTGATGCGCGCCGGGATGCAGGCGCTGCGCCTGCATCCCGACCGGTTCTGGTCCCTGACCCCGGCCGAGCTGGCGTTGATGGCCGGGCTGGGCCAGGTCGCGCCGCGAATGAATGCCGAACGGCTGGCCGCGCTGGCGGCCCGCTATCCCGATGCGCCGGTCCCGGCGCTGCGACCCGATGACGAGGGAGAGAACGAGCATGTCGATGAGTAG
- a CDS encoding phage tail tape measure protein, with the protein MSSGAGSMLDRLDEDLGQSARIAGEFQAELGRLQQSMAMTGREVGTLTAGLERGLGRAIDGLVLDGDKLSDALRSVGKSLADTVYGMAMKPVERAMAGSIMGGLFGQVTPFAKGGAFAGGRSMAGEVVGGSTGFGMRGGQGLMGEAGPEAIMPLRRGPDGKLGVAAAGGGGAVNVTFNIQTPDVAGFQRSQAQIAAQMSRVLSRGERNS; encoded by the coding sequence ATGAGTAGCGGGGCGGGGTCCATGCTGGACCGCTTGGACGAGGATCTGGGCCAGAGCGCCCGGATCGCAGGCGAGTTCCAGGCCGAGCTGGGCCGGTTGCAGCAATCCATGGCCATGACCGGCCGCGAGGTCGGCACCCTGACCGCCGGGCTGGAGCGGGGCCTGGGGCGCGCGATCGACGGGCTGGTGCTGGACGGCGACAAGCTGTCGGATGCGCTGCGTTCGGTGGGCAAGTCGCTGGCCGACACGGTCTATGGCATGGCCATGAAGCCGGTCGAGCGCGCCATGGCGGGGTCGATCATGGGCGGGCTGTTCGGGCAGGTCACCCCCTTTGCCAAGGGCGGCGCCTTTGCCGGCGGGCGCAGCATGGCGGGCGAGGTCGTTGGCGGGTCCACCGGTTTCGGCATGCGCGGCGGCCAGGGCCTGATGGGCGAGGCGGGCCCCGAGGCGATCATGCCGCTGCGCCGCGGCCCCGACGGCAAGCTGGGGGTGGCCGCCGCGGGCGGGGGCGGGGCGGTGAACGTCACCTTCAACATCCAGACCCCGGATGTGGCGGGCTTTCAGCGCAGCCAGGCGCAGATCGCCGCCCAGATGTCGCGCGTGCTGTCGCGTGGCGAACGAAACAGCTGA
- a CDS encoding DUF2460 domain-containing protein, with protein MAFHEVRFPTNLSFGAIGGPERRTEIVTMASGFEERNTPWTHARRRFDAGMGLRSLDDLAAVIAFFEARSGQLHGFRWKDWSDHKSCLPSAAPGFEDQVIAIGDGRTRSFALTKAYRSGASTYHRPIAKPVVGSVRAGIGGAQVFPEINYVVDHRIGRITFHEAPDTGAEITAGYEFDVPVRFDTDRIAVSVSSFQAGQVPDIPVIEVRV; from the coding sequence ATGGCCTTTCACGAGGTAAGATTTCCCACGAACCTGTCCTTCGGGGCGATCGGCGGCCCCGAGCGGCGCACCGAGATCGTCACCATGGCCAGCGGCTTCGAGGAGCGCAACACGCCCTGGACCCATGCGCGCCGCCGCTTCGACGCGGGCATGGGGCTGCGGTCGCTGGACGATCTGGCGGCGGTGATCGCCTTTTTCGAGGCGCGGTCGGGCCAGCTGCACGGGTTCCGCTGGAAGGACTGGTCGGATCACAAGAGCTGCCTGCCGTCCGCCGCGCCGGGATTCGAGGATCAGGTGATCGCGATTGGTGACGGTCGCACCCGCAGCTTTGCGCTGACCAAGGCCTATCGGTCGGGGGCCAGCACCTATCACCGGCCTATCGCCAAGCCGGTGGTGGGTTCGGTCCGTGCGGGCATCGGCGGCGCGCAGGTCTTTCCCGAGATCAACTATGTCGTCGATCACCGCATAGGCCGCATCACCTTTCACGAGGCACCCGATACCGGGGCCGAGATCACCGCCGGATACGAGTTCGACGTGCCGGTGCGCTTCGACACGGATCGCATCGCGGTGTCGGTCTCGTCCTTTCAGGCGGGCCAGGTTCCCGACATTCCGGTGATCGAGGTGCGCGTATGA
- a CDS encoding DUF2163 domain-containing protein has protein sequence MTTTTLARAWSVRRADGLTLGFTDHDRRLVFGGVTFRPDRGLTARALVQGTGLSVDNSEAVGALNDEAITERDLMAGRWDDAELRMWEVDWTDVTLRRMVFRGSLGEVSRANGAFRAELRGQSDALNAPQGRVYHPRCNARLGDAACRVDLTSEALMVEREVQGLEDARLFTFAGFPAYDAAWFEQGSLTVLSGAAEGLTGMIKNDRSRPGGHRVIELWSDLGIAPAQGDRVRLTAGCDKAGATCRLKFRNYANFRGFPHLPPEDWLMAPRIGGSRG, from the coding sequence ATGACCACGACGACCCTTGCCCGCGCCTGGTCGGTGCGACGCGCCGACGGGCTGACCCTGGGCTTTACCGATCACGACCGCCGGCTGGTCTTTGGCGGCGTTACCTTCCGCCCCGATCGCGGGCTGACGGCGCGCGCCCTGGTCCAGGGCACGGGCCTGTCGGTCGACAACAGCGAGGCCGTCGGCGCGCTGAACGACGAGGCCATCACCGAGCGCGACCTGATGGCCGGCCGGTGGGACGATGCCGAACTGCGCATGTGGGAGGTGGACTGGACCGATGTCACCCTGCGCCGGATGGTGTTCCGCGGGTCGCTCGGCGAGGTGTCGCGGGCCAATGGCGCCTTCCGGGCCGAGCTGCGCGGCCAGTCTGATGCGCTGAACGCGCCGCAGGGGCGGGTCTATCACCCGCGCTGCAATGCGCGCTTGGGCGATGCCGCCTGCCGGGTCGACCTGACATCCGAGGCGCTGATGGTCGAACGCGAGGTTCAGGGGTTGGAGGATGCGCGGCTGTTCACCTTTGCCGGTTTCCCCGCCTACGACGCGGCCTGGTTCGAGCAGGGCAGCCTGACCGTCCTGTCCGGGGCCGCCGAGGGCCTGACCGGGATGATCAAGAACGACCGGTCGCGCCCCGGCGGCCATCGGGTGATCGAGCTGTGGTCCGATCTGGGGATCGCGCCCGCGCAGGGCGACCGGGTGCGCCTGACCGCCGGCTGCGACAAGGCCGGGGCGACCTGTCGGCTGAAGTTCCGCAACTATGCGAATTTCCGGGGCTTTCCGCATCTGCCGCCCGAGGATTGGCTGATGGCGCCGCGGATCGGGGGCAGCCGTGGATGA
- a CDS encoding NlpC/P60 family protein has product MDDRVLEAARGWLGTPYVHQASLRGGGTDCLGLIRGIWRDLYGREPEEPPAYTQDWAECGPREVLMDAAARHLCAVPDAAPWQAGQVLLFRMRAGAIAKHLGILSVTGAAPRFLHAYTGHGVIESPLTPPWQSRIVARFRFP; this is encoded by the coding sequence GTGGATGACCGCGTGCTGGAGGCCGCGCGCGGCTGGCTGGGCACGCCCTATGTCCATCAGGCCAGCCTGCGGGGCGGCGGGACGGATTGCCTGGGGCTGATCCGCGGCATCTGGCGCGATCTCTATGGCCGGGAACCCGAGGAGCCGCCCGCCTATACCCAGGACTGGGCGGAATGCGGCCCGCGCGAGGTGCTGATGGATGCCGCGGCGCGTCACCTTTGCGCGGTTCCGGACGCGGCGCCTTGGCAGGCGGGGCAGGTCCTGCTGTTTCGCATGCGCGCGGGCGCCATCGCCAAGCATCTGGGCATTCTGTCGGTGACCGGCGCGGCGCCGCGTTTTCTGCATGCCTATACGGGCCATGGCGTCATCGAGAGCCCGCTGACGCCGCCATGGCAATCCCGGATCGTCGCGCGATTCCGGTTTCCCTGA